AGATTCAGAGGCAGTTGACGATAAGAACGCACTTCTCCTCGGATCAGATCGGTGACAACCTCCTCGTGGGTCGGCCCCAGACAGGACTCCCGGTCGTGGCGATCCAAGAAGCGCAACAACTCGCGACCATAGGCGTTCCACCTCCCGGACTCCTTCCAGAGGTCGGCCGGCTGCACCGTGGGCATAAGAATTTCCAGGCTACCGGCCCGATTCATCTCCTCTCGAACGATGGCCGACACCTTGTTCAGCGCCCTCAGCCCAAGGGGCAGATAGGTATAGACCCCTGCCGTGAGTTTACGAATCATGCCCGCCCGCAAAAGAAGCTTGTGGCTGATCACCTCGGCCTCGGCCGGATCTTCCTTCAAAGTCGGAATGTAATAATTTGAATAGCGCATCGTTTATGAGCCTGCCTGTTCGTTGTGGTTGATGATGACATGGCGTTCCCGAATGAACTCCTCAAGCTCTTCGAGAAATGCGGGTAAAAGTCGATCGTGTCCGAGAACCGTCTGGACAACCCGGCCCTTGCGAAAAATGATCCCCTTGTCCCGTCCACCGGCAATGCCGATGTCGGCCTCGCGGGCCTCGCCTGGACCGTTGACCACACATCCCATGACAGCCACTGTGAAAATGTCTTGAACCGACATGAGGCGATCTTCAACAGCCTCGGCCAAACCCTGAAGATCAATTTCAGTCCGTCCGCAGGTCGGACAGGAAATGATCTCCGGCCCACGGTGTCTGAGCCCCAGCGATCGGAGAATTCCCCAAGCCACCGGAAGCTCGGCAGCAGGAGAACCGGTCAGCGACACCCTCAACGTGTCACCCAGTCCGAGGTAAAGGAGTATCCCCAAGCCGACTCCGGACTTGACCGCACCTCTGGCCGGAGTTCCAGCCTCGGTTATGCCGATGTGGAAGGGGTAGTCCACCCGTTCGGCCAAAAGTCGATAGGCCTCCACGGTATTGGTCACGGACGAAGATTTCAGCGAGACCTTGATCAGGTCGAAATTCAGATTTTCAAGAATCCGGATATGCCCCATTGCGCTTTCAACCATGGCCTCCGGCGTCGGGCCACCATATCGGGACAACACGTCCTTTTCCAGTGATCCGCCATTGACCCCAATTCGGATCGGGACGTTGCCGGCCTTGGCGGCATCCACCACCCGTCGAATCTTAGTTGGTCCGCCGATGTTCCCAGGATTGATCCTGAGTCCGTCGATACCGGCCTCAACAGCGGCCACGGCTAAACGAGAATCAAAATGAATGTCCGCTACCAGGGAAACACCCGTTTTGACTCTGATTTGGCCCAGGGCCTTGGCGGCGGCCATGTCCGGAACGGCCAACCGCACGATTTCGCACCCACCGTAGGCCAACCCCTCGATTTGCTCCAGCGTGGCCTCAATGTTTCGAGTATCGGTATTGGCCATGGACTGAACCCTGATCGGCTCGTGTCCTCCGATGGCCACCTTGCCAATCCGGACCACTTTCGATTCACGCCGTTGAATCATCCTGTCTCTCCTCGGGAAAAGACTACGGGACCTCGTATTGGACGGTCAACATCGGAAAACGCATCTTGGTCCAAACCGGTGCGGCAATGGATCCTCCCGATAATGGTTTTTCACAGGACTTCCTGTCATATGTGAAAGCCATATTGACTTTCAGAAGCTAGAGCATAATTTTTAACAAATTATTTTTCTGCCTCACATTCATGTAGCAAGCAGGAGGTATGTGTTATGTTCAGAAAATTTTTGCCGGAATTACAGAAAAATTCCCTGAAAACACAGCGCCCGACCAGCATGGCCGACCTTTTGGAAGACTTCTGGAAGAGTCCGTTTGATTTCATGTCCTTCCGGGACCTTGGATACCCGGCCGTTGACATTTCCGAAAACGACAAGCAAATATCGATCAAGGCCGAACTGCCGGGCATGGAACCCACTGACATCGACCTTCAGATCGAGGGAAACGCTCTGATCATCAAGGGTGAAAAAAAATTCGAGGAAAAAGAAATAAAAGACAACTTCCACCGTCTGGAAAGAAGCTACGGAAGCTTTAGCCGAACCATCCCACTTCCTGGGCCAGTGAACCAAAAAAACGTCATGGCAAGATTCGACAAGGGTATTTTGACAATAATTTTTGAAAAGGCACCGGAAAAATCAGGGACGAAAATTC
The Deltaproteobacteria bacterium genome window above contains:
- a CDS encoding flavodoxin-dependent (E)-4-hydroxy-3-methylbut-2-enyl-diphosphate synthase → MIQRRESKVVRIGKVAIGGHEPIRVQSMANTDTRNIEATLEQIEGLAYGGCEIVRLAVPDMAAAKALGQIRVKTGVSLVADIHFDSRLAVAAVEAGIDGLRINPGNIGGPTKIRRVVDAAKAGNVPIRIGVNGGSLEKDVLSRYGGPTPEAMVESAMGHIRILENLNFDLIKVSLKSSSVTNTVEAYRLLAERVDYPFHIGITEAGTPARGAVKSGVGLGILLYLGLGDTLRVSLTGSPAAELPVAWGILRSLGLRHRGPEIISCPTCGRTEIDLQGLAEAVEDRLMSVQDIFTVAVMGCVVNGPGEAREADIGIAGGRDKGIIFRKGRVVQTVLGHDRLLPAFLEELEEFIRERHVIINHNEQAGS
- a CDS encoding Hsp20/alpha crystallin family protein, with product MFRKFLPELQKNSLKTQRPTSMADLLEDFWKSPFDFMSFRDLGYPAVDISENDKQISIKAELPGMEPTDIDLQIEGNALIIKGEKKFEEKEIKDNFHRLERSYGSFSRTIPLPGPVNQKNVMARFDKGILTIIFEKAPEKSGTKIQIQS